From a single Rosa rugosa chromosome 7, drRosRugo1.1, whole genome shotgun sequence genomic region:
- the LOC133721193 gene encoding uncharacterized protein LOC133721193 isoform X1, with product MGKTEGEQGLVSSDPSSQNAETHYCPCWYDRRIRTLIGLRCILVLFLSLALFLSAIFWLPPFLQFADQGDLDLDPKFRDHSIVASFNLRKPVSLLEDNVLQLEDNIFDEIVAPSTKVVILSLESLAGSNVTRVVFGVDPDPKSSKLLPTSQSLIKESFEYLVTHQSLSLNTSLFGNTSFFEVLKFPDGITIIPPQKAFLLQKVQILFNFTLNFSIYQIQLNFNELESQLKSGLHLAPYENLYVSLSNSKGSTVAAPTTVQSSVLLTIGNTPSMQRLKQLAQTITHSHSRNLGLNNTVFGRVKQVRLSSILQHSLNGGDGTAWSPSPTPLPHPHPHHHHHHHHHHHHNSQLAPAIPPAPATGSGPPATFKGAPGPADHSPEPQKSLPAPEKSCEAKPPSVWSGRRGKAGKQSRLSPAGAPDVSPPVFGTSPQKQVHPSAPVSRSVPASSPLPHVVFAHVLPPSKSESDSSHSYTGQSPGPSLSTSASAALLPCVQWALSLFLALVLLL from the exons ATGGGAAAGACTGAAGGAGAGCAGGGTTTGGTTTCCAGTGACCCCTCATCCCAAAATGCAGAGACTCACTACTGTCCTTGCTGGTATGATAGGAGGATTCGGACGCTAATTGGCCTCAGATGCATTTtggttctctttctctctcttgctTTGTTCCTCTCTGCAATCTTCTGGTTGCCTCCATTTCTTCAGTTTGCGGATCAGGGCGATCTGGATCTTGATCCAAAGTTCAGAG ATCATTCTATAGTAGCAAGTTTCAATCTTAGGAAGCCGGTTTCTTTGCTGGAGGATAATGTCTTGCAGCTTGAAGATAACATTTTTGATGAGATAGTTGCTCCGTCAACTAAA GTGGTTATCCTATCTCTGGAATCCTTAGCTGGATCAAATGTAACAAGAGTCGTATTTGGGGTTGATCCTGACCCAAAATCATCAAAGTTATTGCCAACTTCTCAAAGTTTGATCAAAGAAAGTTTTGAATATCTGGTCACACACCAATCACTGAGCCTAAATACATCCTTGTTTGGGAACACATCCTTTTTCGAGGTGCTAAAATTTCCAGATGGAATTACCATAATTCCACCACAGAAAGCGTTTCTTCTGCAGAAAGTGCAAATCCTTTTCAATTTCACCTTAAACTTCTCTATCTATCAAATACAACTAAATTTCAATGAACTGGAAAGCCAGCTGAAGTCTGGGTTACATCTAGCACCCTATGAG AACCTTTATGTTAGCTTGTCAAATTCAAAAGGTTCAACAGTGGCAGCCCCTACTACTGTTCAGTCATCTGTTCTATTGACAATTGGCAATACTCCTTCAATGCAAAGATTAAAACAACTGGCTCAAACCATCACACATTCTCATTCGAGAAACCTGGGCCTGAATAATACGGTATTTGGTAGAGTCAAGCAAGTTCGTCTTTCATCTATTTTGCAACATTCCCTCAATGGTGGAGATGGCACTGCGTGGTCACCTTCTCCTACTCCATTGCCTCATCCCCACccccaccatcaccatcaccatcaccaccaccaccaccacaattcCCAGCTTGCTCCTGCAATTCCACCTGCACCTGCAACTGGCAGTGGTCCACCCGCAACGTTCAAAGGTGCACCTGGACCAGCTGATCATTCACCTGAGCCACAGAAAAGTTTGCCTGCACCTGAGAAAAGTTGTGAAGCAAAGCCTCCCAGCGTTTGGTCTGGTCGTAGAGGGAAGGCTGGAAAGCAGTCTCGTTTATCCCCTGCCGGCGCACCAGATGTTTCTCCTCCCGTCTTTGGTACCTCACCCCAAAAGCAAGTACACCCATCAGCACCCGTTTCTCGTTCAGTACCAGCATCTAGTCCGTTGCCTCATGTAGTTTTTGCTCATGTTCTTCCGCCATCAAAGAGTGAATCAGATAGTAGCCATTCTTACACAGGGCAATCACCTGGACCATCGCTGTCAACAT CAGCTTCTGCAGCTCTTCTACCTTGTGTTCAATGGGCATTATCACTATTCCTAGCTTTGGTGTTACTTTTATAA
- the LOC133721193 gene encoding uncharacterized protein LOC133721193 isoform X2 produces the protein MGKTEGEQGLVSSDPSSQNAETHYCPCWYDRRIRTLIGLRCILVLFLSLALFLSAIFWLPPFLQFADQGDLDLDPKFRDHSIVASFNLRKPVSLLEDNVLQLEDNIFDEIVAPSTKVVILSLESLAGSNVTRVVFGVDPDPKSSKLLPTSQSLIKESFEYLVTHQSLSLNTSLFGNTSFFEVLKFPDGITIIPPQKAFLLQKVQILFNFTLNFSIYQIQLNFNELESQLKSGLHLAPYENLYVSLSNSKGSTVAAPTTVQSSVLLTIGNTPSMQRLKQLAQTITHSHSRNLGLNNTVFGRVKQVRLSSILQHSLNGGDGTAWSPSPTPLPHPHPHHHHHHHHHHHHNSQLAPAIPPAPATGSGPPATFKGAPGPADHSPEPQKSLPAPEKSCEAKPPSVWSGRRGKAGKQSRLSPAGAPDVSPPVFGTSPQKQVHPSAPVSRSVPASSPLPHVVFAHVLPPSKSESDSSHSYTGQSPGPSLSTSSAALLPCVQWALSLFLALVLLL, from the exons ATGGGAAAGACTGAAGGAGAGCAGGGTTTGGTTTCCAGTGACCCCTCATCCCAAAATGCAGAGACTCACTACTGTCCTTGCTGGTATGATAGGAGGATTCGGACGCTAATTGGCCTCAGATGCATTTtggttctctttctctctcttgctTTGTTCCTCTCTGCAATCTTCTGGTTGCCTCCATTTCTTCAGTTTGCGGATCAGGGCGATCTGGATCTTGATCCAAAGTTCAGAG ATCATTCTATAGTAGCAAGTTTCAATCTTAGGAAGCCGGTTTCTTTGCTGGAGGATAATGTCTTGCAGCTTGAAGATAACATTTTTGATGAGATAGTTGCTCCGTCAACTAAA GTGGTTATCCTATCTCTGGAATCCTTAGCTGGATCAAATGTAACAAGAGTCGTATTTGGGGTTGATCCTGACCCAAAATCATCAAAGTTATTGCCAACTTCTCAAAGTTTGATCAAAGAAAGTTTTGAATATCTGGTCACACACCAATCACTGAGCCTAAATACATCCTTGTTTGGGAACACATCCTTTTTCGAGGTGCTAAAATTTCCAGATGGAATTACCATAATTCCACCACAGAAAGCGTTTCTTCTGCAGAAAGTGCAAATCCTTTTCAATTTCACCTTAAACTTCTCTATCTATCAAATACAACTAAATTTCAATGAACTGGAAAGCCAGCTGAAGTCTGGGTTACATCTAGCACCCTATGAG AACCTTTATGTTAGCTTGTCAAATTCAAAAGGTTCAACAGTGGCAGCCCCTACTACTGTTCAGTCATCTGTTCTATTGACAATTGGCAATACTCCTTCAATGCAAAGATTAAAACAACTGGCTCAAACCATCACACATTCTCATTCGAGAAACCTGGGCCTGAATAATACGGTATTTGGTAGAGTCAAGCAAGTTCGTCTTTCATCTATTTTGCAACATTCCCTCAATGGTGGAGATGGCACTGCGTGGTCACCTTCTCCTACTCCATTGCCTCATCCCCACccccaccatcaccatcaccatcaccaccaccaccaccacaattcCCAGCTTGCTCCTGCAATTCCACCTGCACCTGCAACTGGCAGTGGTCCACCCGCAACGTTCAAAGGTGCACCTGGACCAGCTGATCATTCACCTGAGCCACAGAAAAGTTTGCCTGCACCTGAGAAAAGTTGTGAAGCAAAGCCTCCCAGCGTTTGGTCTGGTCGTAGAGGGAAGGCTGGAAAGCAGTCTCGTTTATCCCCTGCCGGCGCACCAGATGTTTCTCCTCCCGTCTTTGGTACCTCACCCCAAAAGCAAGTACACCCATCAGCACCCGTTTCTCGTTCAGTACCAGCATCTAGTCCGTTGCCTCATGTAGTTTTTGCTCATGTTCTTCCGCCATCAAAGAGTGAATCAGATAGTAGCCATTCTTACACAGGGCAATCACCTGGACCATCGCTGTCAACAT CTTCTGCAGCTCTTCTACCTTGTGTTCAATGGGCATTATCACTATTCCTAGCTTTGGTGTTACTTTTATAA